AGCACACCGCACTGCAAAAGAGCGGGACCCCGCGCCCGCTTTTGTTCCGCACGCTTTGTTGTACCACGGGGGCTCTCCAGCATCCATGGACGAAGTAGGATTGGCGGGCAGGCACGGGGAAATGCTATTACGACTGAAACGCTTTATCGGCTATACAGGCAGGGATATGCTTAACACTACACGGAGCTTTGCTGAATACATGCCGCATCCAGCGCCGCTTGCAACTTCTCAAAAAACAGCGATGCATGGTATCCGTCTGCAATCGCATGCGATACCTGCAGCGTAAATGGGCATATCAACCGTCCGCCGCTTTCTTTATACTTTCCCAGCGTAATCATCTTTACAATTTGATGCTCCTGTATGCTTGCATTTGAAGAAAAGTGTTCAAAATGCAGCCAGGGAATACACGAAACGTTAAATACATTTTGCGGTAGATTTCCTTGCGGAACAATGGCATGGGCGTTTGCATATTTTGCTATTGCTTCTTTATATCGGATATCAAATTCGGCGTAGTTGTCAGCCATATCTGCATAGAGTGTAGAAAAAAGTTTTGTGCTGTTGTTGAAAGAAGAAAATGTGGGGACGACACTTTTCCATTCCACCAGTTTTCCATTAACGATATCATATCTGAAGTTTTTAATTGTATTTACCACTTCATACAGCTTGAACAATATATATGATTGAAAATGAATAGACTCGTTTTTGCACTTGCCAACGGCGGCCGTAACATCTATTTTTACCGTAAGCTCAATCGTAGTACCCGTACGCATAAAGTATTGAAAATATTCGATTCTATCAAAATCTTTTACATCCATGGTCGTATATGCTTCCATTTTACACCCTCCGTACATGCTGTTTTATGCGTGTTTTTGTTTCTAATGATACCATATTGTTCAAATACGCTGCAAAGTATAAGTAAAGAAGCACTATGTCGTCTATCCGTAATAGGGAACGGGTCACATATCATAGGGGAACACTGTCGCATCAGGGCCCTTTCAACCTTGACGGATTTCTGAAGAATAAACCCAACATGATGAGAGAAGTGTTTTTATGGAGGACCACACATCTATTGTGAAGCCTAACACCGTACGCTAAAGCGTTTACCTGCCGCGCGCCCGCGGCGAGAATGAAGACGAAAAGGAGAGTAGGCGGAGAAAGGGGCAACTGCGCCGCCACGCATTTGGCCTAGGTAACTCTCTTAAATTGCGGTGCGATAGCATGGGTTGTTTTCGATCAAAAAAGCGCCTGTCCCGCGGGACAGGCGCTTTTTTGCTTTTTTACGCGGCAAAGTACTGGTCGTACCACACCAGGAAGCTGTACACCGTCCAGATCTTGCGGGAGTTGTCCACATGCCCGCTGCGGTGGTCGTCCAGCAGGCGCAGCAGCTCGTCGGTGTTGAAGTACTGCTCGGCGGCCGTGCCCGTAAAGGCGGCGCGCACGATGTCATAGTACTTCTGCTCCCGCAGCCACACGCGGATAGGCACGGGAAAGCCCAGCTTTTTCTTCTGCGCGGAGGCCTCGGGGATGCAGTGCTGCGCGCTTGCGCGCAGCGCCACCTTGGTGTTCTGCCTGTTTACGCGGTACTTGGTGGGGATTTGCGCGGCCACGCGCGCCACCTCGCGGTCCAGATAGGGCACGCGCAGCTCCAGCGAGTGCGCCATGCTCATGCGGTCCGCCTTGAGCAGGATATCCCCCCACAGCCAGAAGTTCATGTCGATGTACTGCATGCGGGTCACTTCGTCATAGTCCTGTACTTTATCGTAGAAGGGGCGGGTCAGCTGCTGGGGGGAGGGCGCGCCCACCGGATGCTTGAGCAGGCGGTTGCGCTCTTTAACGTCGAACATGTGCGCGTTGCCGATAAAGCGCTCCTCCAGCGGCATGCTGCCGCGGATCAGGTAGTTTTTGCCCTTGATGCGGAAGGGAATGTGCCGCGCGCACGCGCCCAGAAATTTGCGCAGGAACATGGGCAGGCGGGTGATAGGCGCAAGGTCGGCCGGCTCGTGGTAGATGTTGTAGCCGCCGAACAGCTCGTCGGCGCCCTCGCCGGAGAGCACCACCTTCACCTGCTGGGAGGCGATCTGGCTGACAAAGTAGAGCGCCACGGCCGAGGGATCGGCATGGGGCTCGTCCATGTGATACTGGATGGTGGGCAGGACGGCCCAGTATTCCTCAGGCGTGATCACCTTGCTGTAGTTGTTCACACCGATGTATTTGGAAAGGTCCTTGGCGTAGCTGATCTCGTTGTACTGCTCGTTGGAAAAGCCCACGGTAAAGGTCTTGTCGCACTTGCTGGCCGAGGCGATGTAGCTGGAGTCGATGCCGCTGGAGAGAAAGCAGCCCACCTCGGTGTCGCTGATCTTGTGGGCGGCGATGGAGTCAGCCATCACATCGTCGATGCTTTTGACCGCCTCTTCAAAGGTCATGTCCTGCTGCGGGTCAAAGGTGGGCTCCCAGTAGCGCCGCACGGTGGCCACGCCCTTTTGCCAGGTCATCATATGGGCGGGCGGCAGGCGATAGACGCCTTCAAAGAACGTCTCGGGCAGCACGGAGTATTGGAAGGAGAGATAGCTCTCCAGCGCGGCGGGGTTGAGTCTGCGCTCTGCCATGGGATGCTGCAGCATGGCCTTGATCTCGGAGCCGAACACAAAGTCCGTGCCAAAGCACGCGTAGTACAGGGGCTTGATGCCGAAGTAATCCCGCGCAAAAAACGCCTTTTCCTCCGCGCGGTTCCAGATGCAGAAGGCGAACATGCCCCGCAGGCGGCTGACCATATCCTCCCCCCACTGCTCGTAGCCGTGCAGAAGCACTTCCGAATCGGTCTTGGTGGCAAAGACGTGGCCCGCCTCCTCAAGTTCAGCGCGCAGCTGCCTGTAGTTGTAGATCTCGCCGTTGTACACCAGTACAAGGGACTTGTCCTCGTTGTAAAGCGGCTGATCGCCGTCTGCGGAAAGGTCGATGATGCTCAGACGCCGAAAGCCCAGCGCCGCGGCGTCATCCACATGCACACCGGAGGAATCCGGCCCGCGATGGGTGATCTCACCCATCATTTTCGCCACAATATCATGATCTCCGCCGTTCGGGGAGAAATAACCCGTAAAACCGCACATAATGCCTCCTGTTTTTGCGTAATGCGCGTTCTTCCACATGCCATTGGCGTTAAAAGAACGCTATTAGTATAACCCTGGGCGCACGATCCACGCAAGTGGCGGCAAACGAATGTCATATAATAGTCATATTTGCCGCAATACCGCGGCGAGCCTGCTGGAGAAGCGTTGCTTTTGCTGTGCCTTTCCGTATAATAAGGAGGGGCATGCCGTAAAAACGTGCCCAATCGCGCGCAAGCTGGACATGCTATGAGATGACACGTCCTTTTTTGCGCGCAGCCCGAAAAAGGGACGAGAAAAGGGAGAGGAAGACAAAACCATGGAACATCAACACAAACGCCGCGGCCAGTGGGCATCCAGCTTTGGCTTTTTGATGGCGGCGGTGGGCTCGGCGGTGGGACTGGGAAACCTGTGGCGCTTTCCGGTGATGCTGGGCCAAAACGGTGGCTTTGCCTTTTTGCTGGTGTATGTGATTGCCGCGGCGCTCATCGGCGTGTGTATGCTGCTGGGGGAACTGGCCATCGGCCGCAAGACCGGCCTGAACGTGGTGGGCGCGTTTCAAAAGCTCAACAAAAGATACTGGTGGATCGGCGCGGGCGCGGTGGGCGTGGTCAGCATCATCCTGCCGTACTACAACGTCATCGGCGGCTGGGTGTGCAACTACATCGCGCACTATGCGGGGGCGCTCTTTGGCGGAGGCTTCGGTCAGCTGGATTCTGCGCAGTACTTTGCCGCGATGACGGGCGACGTTTGGGGGCCGCTCGCGTGGAACGCGGTGTTTATCGCCATCACCGCTGCGGTGGTGCTGGGCGGCGTGGAAAAGGGCATTGAGCGCAGCGCCAAGGTGATGATGCCCGTGCTTGCGGTGATGCTGCTCATCACCATCGCGCGCTCCCTTTCGTTGCCCGGCGCGTGGGAGGGCGTGGCGTTCCTCTTTAAGCCGGATTTCAGCAAACTCAATATGGGTACGGTGAGCGCGGCGATGAGCCAGATGTTCTACTCCCTCTCGCTGGGCATGGGCATCATGGTGACCTACGGCTCGTACCTGTCCAAAACGGATAACATGCAGCGCAGCGCGGTGCTGATCCCCGTATTTGATACCGCGGTGGCGCTGATGGCGGGCCTTGCCATCATGCCGGCGGTCTTTGCGTTTAACCTCCAGCCGGACATGGGCCCCAGCCTGATCTTTGTGACGTTGCGCGACGTGTTCGCCAGCATCCCGCTGGGCGATCTGTTCGGGTTGGTGTTCTTTGCCTTGGTGTTCATGGCCGCGCTCACCAGCATGATCTCCATGATGGAGGTGGTGGCGGCCTACTTTATCGACACCTTCCATTTCAACCGCAAAAAGGTGGCGCTCACCATCGCGCTGGCCGCCTTTGTGGTGGGCATTCCCAGTTCCCTGTCCTTTGGCGTGCTCAAGAACGTGACGCTCTTTGGCATGAACATCTTTGACTTTATGGACTATTTGGCCAACAACGTGCTGCTGCCGCTGACGGGCCTGTGCACCTGCCTGTTCATCGGGTGGGTGTGGAAGAGCAAAAACGCGGTGCGGGAGATTTCCAACGACGGAGCGCTTGCCTTCCAGGCGAGCCGGGTGTGGTCGTTTATCATCAAATTTATCGCGCCCATCGTGATCTTTATCGTGTTTTTGTCGTCGATTGGGGTCATTCGGTAAAGAATGTGGACTGCTGAAGAAAGCATTTATTGATATAGAAACAGAAGAAATTGGGCCATTGTTTTAGAAAACTTTATGTGTTACAGTGATATGAAAAATTGCTTATAAAGCGGGGCAAGAGATATGGATAAAATCAAGGCACTTTACCAGAAGTATCGCCAAATCATTTTCTATGTGATTTTCGGCGCCGTAACCACGCTGACTAACATCTTGGGTTATTTCCTCCTCTCGCGCCTGCTGCTGGCGGCACATATGACCGAAGAGGCATCAATGAATATTGCCAACATTTCGGCGTTGGCGCTCTCGATTCTGGTCGCATACCTAACCAATCGCAAATGGGTGTTTCGTAGCAGTGCGCGCGGCACTCGCGCCATTGCGCTGGAGGCGGCGCGCTTCTTTGCGGCGCGGGTCCTGACCGTGCTGCTAGACATGGGGCTGATGAACCTGACAGTGGTGGCGTGGAGACTGAACGATATGCTCATGAAGATTCTCATCAACGTGCTGGTGGTAGTGCTCAACTACGTGCTTTCCAAACTGCTGGTCTTTCGAAAAAAGCGCGCGAGTGCGTAATGCCGCCTGAATTGTGGGCAAACGAAATGGGACCGGACATAAACGCACATGGATGTGCCATCTGCTAAGAGAAAAACTTCATCGAAAAAGTTACCTAAGAGTAAAAAAGCGTGCGGACGATTTGTCCGCACGCTTTTAACTTACGTGTTTTACTGCTGGCGCGCCTTGCGGATGTTGGCCAGGAAGGCCTGGGCGGTTTTGACGATCTTATCGTAATCGCCCGTTTTGGCCCCGCCGGTCAGCGCGCTGCCCGCGCCGCAGGCCACCGCGCCCGCGGCGATCCACTCGCCCACGTTGTCCACGTTCACGCCGCCGGTGGGCATGGCGTTGATCTGGGGCAGAGGACCGCGAAAGGCCTTGATGATGGCGGGCCCGAACAGCTCGCCGGGGAAGACCTTGGTGATCTCCGCGCCCGCTTCCATGCCCTCCAGGGCCTCCTTGACCGTCATGGCGCCGGGCATGCAGGGCACCTGGTAGCGGTTGCACAGGCGCATGGTGTCGGCGTTAAAGGAGGGGCTGACCACGTAGCGCGCGCCGTTGAGAATCGCGGTGCGGGCGGTCTCGGGGTCCAGCACGGTGCCTGCGCCGATGATAATTTTATCCGGATCAACCGACTTGGACAGGTCCGCGATGATCTCGTGGGCGCGGTCCACGGTAAAGGTCATCTCGATGGCGGCGATGCCGCCCTCGATGCAGGCCTGCGCGATTTTGGCAGCCTGCTCGCCAGAATCGGCGCGCACCACGGCCACCAGGCCGACCTCGCAGATGCGGTTGATGATAGCGCTCTTGTTCGTCATGGGTTAAGAACTCCTTTCCATTTGTGCCATGCGGCACGGCAGCGTCAATTGGCCTTGTTATAGGTGACGAGATAGCGCGCGAAGCGCTTTTGGTAATGTTCCTTCATCGCGGGGTTGGGATGCACCACGGTGTTTTTGCCCGGGTCAAAGGCCCCCAGGTCGTCCAGCTGCCCCACCACGTGCAGCCCCAGCGCGGCGCTGCCCAGCATGGAGGCCTGCTCCATGTCCGCGCACTCGATGTCGCACTGCAGGATATCGGCCAGCATCTGCGTCCAGAACGCGTTTTTGAGGATGCCGCCCGACACGCGGATGTGCGCGGGGGTCTCCCCCACCTCGGTGAGCATGGTGTAGCAGTGGTAGACGTTCATCAGGATGCCCTCCAGCAGCGCGCGGTACATGTGGCCGGGCCCGTAGGCGCCCGAAAGCGCGTCAAAGGCGCCCAGCGCGTCGTCGCGCCAGCCGGGGCAGCGCTCACCGTAGAGGAACGGGGTGAACACAGGGTAGTCGCCCTGGACATCGCGCGCCATCTGCTCCAGCTCGTCAAAGCTGTACTGCTTGCCCAGCAGCGTCTTGACAAACCAGTCTACGCAGTTGGTGGCGCCGGAGGTCGCCGCCCCGCAGAGCCACTTGCCCGGCCCCACGTAGCACCACGTGCCGCCCGGCTTGGCGGGGAGCACGGGCCGGTCAAACGCCATGCGCAGCGCGGCGCTTGTGCCCACTGAGAGGGTCATCACCCGTGGCGCCATGGCGCCCGCGCCCACCTGGTTGAGCGCGCCGTCCGGATGGGGAGAGACCACCGGAATGCCGGCGGGCACACCCAGGCGCGCGGCCATATCCGCAAGCAGCGGCGCGGTCTGCTCATGGGTGACGAGCTGGGGCAGGCAATCGGGGGTGAGGCCGGTGAGAGCCAGCATTTTCTCATCCCACGCAAGGCTGTGGGTGTTGAGCAGCGCGGTGCCCGATGCCATGGAATGGGAAACCCACCAGTTGCCCGTGAGCCGGTAAAAGTTGTAGTCCGACTGGCCCGCGACGTAGCGGCCGCCGCCCAGCGCGTCGCGCGCCTTTAAGCTGAGGTATTTGTACGCCGGGTAGATGGTGTGCACCATGCATCCGGTACGCCCGTAGAGCTCCGCGGTCAGCGCCTCGTCCTGGCGCAGCTTGGCGGCGGTGGCGGCCGCGCCCGTGTAGGCCCAGGTCAGGCAGCGGGTGGTGGGCTGCATGGCCTCATCGAGCATCACCATGCTGTGCCAGGTGCCGCCCAGCGACACGCAGTCGATCGCATACCCTTGCGCGCACGCCTTGCCCGCCGCCATCATGGCGTCGAACACGCCCAGCGCGTCGTGGGTGGCCACGTCGCTGACACTTGCGGGATAGGCCTCGGTCACCACGCGCTGCACGCCGCGCGCGGCGTCGTACACCATGGCCTTGGCCGACGAGGTGCTTGCCTCCATGATCAGAATTGCCATTGTTTCGCTTCCTCCTTTGCCTGCGCGCTTTGTTTACGCAAACAGCATTTCGATGAGGTTTTCCACGCTCAATTTGGCGGTGCGCAGCACGGCCTCGCGCGTAAACGCGCCGATGTGCGCCGTCAGGATGAAGTTATCCAGCGCCACCAGTTTGTTGTCCTTTTCCGGCGGTTCGCTGGAGAAGACGTCGCTCGCCGCGCCGGCGATCAGGCCGTGCTTCAACGCCTCATAGAGGGCGTCCTCGTCCACCAGGCCGCCGCGGGCGGTGTTGATCAAAATCGCGGTATCTTTCATGTGCGCGAGAAATTCCGCGTTGACCATGCCCTCGGTCTCCTCGGTGAGGGGCAGGTGCAGCGAGATAAAGTCGCACTCCTCGATGATGGTATCGCGGTCCGTGAGCACAATGCCCGCCTGATGGACTTTTTCCGGATCGGCGTACGGGTCGGTGGCCATGACCGCCATGCCGATGCCCATCGCCATCTGGGCCACGTCCCAACCGATGGCGCCCAGGCCGATGAGGCCCAGCATCTTGCCGGCCAGCTCGCCGCCCTGCTTGCGCTGCATCAGGCCCTGGCGGCTGCCGCGCGTGGAATAATCCACAAAGCGGGCGGTGCTGAACATCAGCGCGATGGCCAGCTCCGCCACCGAATGGGAGTTGGCGCCCGCGGCGCGCATCACCTTGATGCCGTGCTGCTCGCAGTAGCCCAAATCCACATTGTCCAGCCCCGCGCCGTACTTGGAGATGGCCTTGAGCTTGGGCGCGCAGGCGAGCACCTCCGCGTCCAGCGGGTCCACGCCCACGATGACGCCGTCGATGTCGGGCAGGATCTCTTTCATCTCATCGGCGCTGTAGCTTTTGCCCGTGCGGTTGATTACCAGCTCCACGCCGTAGGGAGCCAATTTTTCGCGCGCCATGGCCTCCATGGAGACAAAGGAGCGGGGCGTAACCAATATTTTTTTCATGAAAAATACCTCAGCTTTCTCATTATTGGTCGATACGTGCGGCAGCCGATGCGCTACCTATATGAATATACCAGATTTCGCCGGTGAATGGAACAGCGCGTGCGGATGTTTTGTAGGTTTGCGCCAACAATTTGCGCCAAGATACGCCCGCACGGGGGCGCCTGTGGGGCGCGTTTGCGCGCGCACGGTGGCGCATAGCGGAAAATCGCGGCGAAGCGGGGGGAGCGGTTGCGGGCGCGGGCGCGCCAGCAGGTGACAAAATGTGTGCATTGCGCCATGCTACAATGACGCAAAAACCATGATGAAGAAGCCATGCAGTTTTTGCTATGACAAGGCAAAGAAGAGAGGTTCGTACGATGCAGATGACCGCGGACGCCATGCGCAGGCAATGGGAAAAGAGAAAGGCGGCATTACGCAGCCGCACGGTGCTGGTGCAGGCGTGCGGCGCGGCGGCGTGCATGCTGGCGGCGTGCGCGCGCATGCCCTGGAGTGCGATGCCGCTTGCGCTGTGCATGCTCTGCGGCGCGCAGGAGGTGGGGGTGCGCGTCTATGTGGGTGTGCTGGGCGCGGCTGCCGGCAGAATGTTGAGCGCGCTTCCGCTGGGGTGGACGGGCCTTGCGGCGGACATGCTGTGCCTGCTGCTTTTTGGCGGCGCGCTGATGCTGGCAAAGCGACTGCGCGTGCAGGAAAAGGACGCGCCCTGGGTGCAGATGGGCGCGATGGCCCTGAGCCTGCTGCTTGCCAGCGTCCTTACGCGGCGCATGCTCGCCTACGATTGGGTGATGCTGCTGGTGCAGGGGGCTGTGGCGGCACTGCTGCACCGGGTGTTTTTGCAGGCGGCGCGCTTGGTGGGTACCCAGCGGGCGCGCAGGGTTTTCTCCAGCGAGGAGACGCTTGCGCTGTGCGTGGTGGCGGCTGTGCTTCTTGCAGGCCTTGCGCCGCTGCGCATCGGCGGCGTGTCGCCCGCCAGCATCGCTACCTTTTTATTGGTGATGCTCTGCGGCTACATCGGGGGCGCCAGCATCGGCGCCGCCTGCGGCGCGGCGTGCGGCCTTGCGCTCGCCGCCGGCATGGGCGGCCCTTGGTTTTTGATCGGCAACCTTGCAGTGTGCGGCCTTGCGTGCGGTATGTTCCGCCCCATTGGCCGCTGGGCGTCGGCCACGGCGTTTGTGCTGCTCAACACCCTATTGACGCTGATGATCAACCAGTCTACGCAGGTGATCATCCCCCTTGGCGAGAGCCTGCCCGCGCTGGCTGTATTCCTGCTACTGCCCAAAAAGCAGGTGCTTGCGCTGATGGGCATGGTCAATGCCTCCCAGAGCAGGCAGCTGCAGTACCAGGCGTACGTGGGGCGCATCCAGAGCGCTGCCTCGCTGCGGCTCAAGGAGCTGGGCGAGGTGTTTGGGGAGATGTCGCGCTCCTTTAAGAGCGTGGTGCCGGTGGACGCCCCGCCGGCCGCGCAGCAGGTTGTCTCGATGATGCGCAAGGTGGCCGGCGAGGTGTGCGGCGACTGCGCGCTGAAGAACTGCTGCTGGCAGCGGGAGTTTGACCAGACGTTTGCCTGGCTGCGCCAGGTGATGGAGGATGCGCGCGACGCGGGTGGATTTGCGCGCAAGATGATCCCGCAATCCTTTGCCCGCCGCTGCATGAAGCTTGACGCCCTGTGCGAGGCGGTGGACGGCGCCGTCTACATGTACCTGCTCAAGCGCACGTGGGAAAAGCGCATCGACGAGAGCCGCATGCTGGTGGCCGAGCAGCTGCAGGGCGTCTCAGAGGTGGTGCAGGCGCTCGCAAAGGAGATGAAGCTGGACATGCGCTACGATGACGAGATGGAGAAGAACATCCGCGTGGCGCTGGACAAGCGTGGCATCGCGGTGGGACGGGAGGTTTCCGCCAACAGCGGCGCGGAGGGCTGGGAGGTGCGCGTGCAGAACAAGCCCTGCGGCGGGCGGATGCGCTGCGCCCGCCAGGGCGCACAGGCCGTCTCCGAGGCGGTGGGCCGTCCCATGCAGCTGTGCATGCACACCTGCGCGCCCAACGACAGCGTGCCCTGCCAGTGCGTCTACAGGGAGCGTGCGCTCTACGCGCTGCGCACCGGCGCGGCCCAGGCGGCGGGGCATGCGGGCGAGGTCAGCGGGGACAATTACGCCATGACAAAGGTGCGCGGCCAGCGCTACCTAATGGCGATTTCCGACGGCATGGGCAGCGGCGCGCGGGCCGCCTCCGAGAGCGACGCGGCGGTTTCGCTGCTGACCCATTTTTACAAGGCGGGCTTTGAGCGGGACGTGATTCTGCGCTCCATCAACCGGCTGCTCATCCTGCGCTCGGGCGAGGAGATGTTCGCCACGGTGGATATGTGCCTGTTCGATCTTTCAAACGGCGCGTGCGAGATGACCAAGATCGGCGCGGCGCCCGGCTTTCTTTTGCGCGGCGGGCGTGCGCAGAAAGCGCCCTCGGCCACGCTGCCCATCGGCATCGTGGAGGAGGTTAGGCCCGACGCCTCGCGCTGGCAGCTGGAGGAGGGGGACGGCGTGGTGCTGATGAGCGACGGGGTGAGCGACGCCATCGGCGAGGAAACGCTGCTGTCCGTGGTGGAGGCACTGGCAAAGGACGCCCGGGGCGATGCGCAGCTGCTGTGCGACCTGCTGCTGGAGACCGCCCGCGCGCTGCGCGGGGAGAACGCGCCCTGCGATGATATGACCGTGCTTGCCGCGTACCTGACGCGCGCTGAGGGTGCGTTTGAGGCGCAGCAGGCCGACGCGATGTAGGAAAAAAGTGTTTGATTCTTATTGAAAAAATATACAAAGAGGCGGCGGGAGCAGGCTTGCTCCCGCCGCCTCTTCTGCGGCTTTTTATGCGCTGGCACTGCGCTTTCTGCATCTGCAAAGATGGCCGGTGCGCAGCATGTTTCCGCCCATGCGCTGCCCGCAGCAAAACTGCCGCCCGCGCGCGGCGGTTTTGCCCGTGAAAAGGGCCTATTTTTCCATGCGCGCAAGTGCGCGGTGCGCCAGGCTCAGGCCCACGATGGTCTTGCCGTCCTGGATTTCCCCCGCGTCGATGCGCGCCATCAGTTCCTCGATGGGGAAGGACTGGATGTGCAAAAACTCGTCGGCGTCCGGGTGCGCCACCCCGCCGGAAAGGCCGGTGGCCAGGTAAATCCAGATGCGCTCGTCAAAGATGCCCGGGCTTGTGGCAAGGCAGGTGAGCAGCTGGTAGTTTTGCGCCTTGAGCGCCACCTCTTCCTCCAGCTCGCGGCGGGCGCACAAGAGCGGGTCCTCTTCATGCTCCCGCTTGCCCGCGGGAATCTCCAGCGTCACCCGTCCGATGGGCTGGCGGTACTGGTAGACCATGGTGACGTTGCCCGCGTCGTCCACCGGCACCACCGCCGCCGCGCCTGGGTGCACGATGATCTCACGCAGCGCCTGCCGTCCGTCGGGCAGCGCCACGACCCAGTGCTCGATGTCGATGACCTTGCCCGCGTAGACCTGCCTGCGCGATTGGACCTTTTCCGCTAACTGCGCGGCGATGCGCGCCTCTTTTTCCATGGTATCAGCCCCCGTTTCTGTGTGCTTGTATGATGCTATCATACCATATTTGTGCGCCGTTTACCCGCGCAATCGATGGGAAAGCAGCGCGCTTTGCCGTATAATAAAGAAGGATTCAGGCACGCAGAAGGTCATTTTGAACCCAATAGGACGCCAGTTCGGCCCCATGATATTGCACGGCTTGACAAAACAAGCTAAAATAAGGCCATCTGCGTAGGAAAGGCGGCAGAATGCGCATGACGGAGCGATCCATGCAACAGTGCGTCTGGTCGGCGCTTGCGCGCGCCGGCGTGGCGCGCGACGCGCGCCTGCTGGTCGCGGTATCGGGCGGCGCGGATTCCATGGCGCTGCTGGATATGCTGCTTGCGCGCGCCCCCAATGCGGGCGCGGCGCTGACGGTGGGCCACGTGGCGCATGGCATCCGCGCCGAGGCGGAGCGCGACGCCGCCCTTGTGCGGGACGTCTGCCGCGCACGGGGCGTGCCCTTTCTGCTGCGGCGGGTGGACGCGCCGGCACATGCGCGCAAAACGGGCACAGGGCTGGAGGATGCGGCGCGCCAGCTGCGCTACGATGCGCTGGACGCGATGCGCCTGCAGGCGGGTGCTTCGGCCATCGTGTTGGCCCACCACATGGACGACCAGGCAGAGACGGTGCTGCTGCACCTGCTCTCGGGCAGCGTGGACGGCCTTTCGGGCATGCAGAGCGTGCAGCGCGACGCGCGCGGCCTGCTGCTGCGCCCCATGCTGCACCTTCGGCGGGCGGATATCGAGGCCTACTGCGCGGGGCGCGGCCTGGCGTTTGTGACGGACGATACCAACCAGGACGTGCGCTACGCGCGCAACCGCGTGCGGGGCGAGCTGTTGCCGCTGCTTGCGCGGGATTACAACCCCGCCATTGTGCAGACGCTCAGCCGTAACGCTGCGCTGGCCGCGCAGGACCGGGCGTATCTGGCGCAGCAGGCCGAGGCGGCCTGCGCGGCGCACATGCGCGCCTGTGCGGACGGCGTGTTTGTGGCGGAGGCGGCCGGCCAGCTGCACAGCGCCCTGTCGGGGCGGGTATACTATCGGGCGCTGTGCGCCTGCGGCGTGCGGCCCGAGGCGCAGTCGGTTGCGCGCCTGCAGCAGCTGATGCAGGCTCAGGTGGGCAGGCGCGCCGATCTGGGCGGCGGCTGCGTGGCGCTGCGCGAGCGCGGGGGACTGCGCATGGGCAGGTTTGCAGCGCCCAGCGATGCGGTGGTTGCCATTGCGCCGGGCGCCCGTCAGGTGGAAACGCCCTGGGGCACGCTGGACATCGCGTGCGGCGCGGCGCCGGACGACGTGCGCACGCCACCCTGTGTGCAGCTGGTGCCCGAGGGGGCGCTTGCGGGCGCGTGCGTGCGGCGCTGGAAGCCGGGGGAGCGCATCGCGCCCCTGGGCATGACGGGAACCAAATGCGTCAGCGACGTGCTGTGCGACGCGCGCGTACCCAGCGCCCTGCGCGCGCACGTGCCGGTGCTGGCGCAGGGGGAGAAGATCCTTTGGGTGATGGGCTACACCGCGGCGCGCGCAGCGGCGGTGCGGCCGGGCGCGCGCTGCTTCCAGCTCACGTGGCAGCCGCAGGCGCGCTGAAAAA
Above is a window of Maliibacterium massiliense DNA encoding:
- a CDS encoding FGGY-family carbohydrate kinase, with protein sequence MAILIMEASTSSAKAMVYDAARGVQRVVTEAYPASVSDVATHDALGVFDAMMAAGKACAQGYAIDCVSLGGTWHSMVMLDEAMQPTTRCLTWAYTGAAATAAKLRQDEALTAELYGRTGCMVHTIYPAYKYLSLKARDALGGGRYVAGQSDYNFYRLTGNWWVSHSMASGTALLNTHSLAWDEKMLALTGLTPDCLPQLVTHEQTAPLLADMAARLGVPAGIPVVSPHPDGALNQVGAGAMAPRVMTLSVGTSAALRMAFDRPVLPAKPGGTWCYVGPGKWLCGAATSGATNCVDWFVKTLLGKQYSFDELEQMARDVQGDYPVFTPFLYGERCPGWRDDALGAFDALSGAYGPGHMYRALLEGILMNVYHCYTMLTEVGETPAHIRVSGGILKNAFWTQMLADILQCDIECADMEQASMLGSAALGLHVVGQLDDLGAFDPGKNTVVHPNPAMKEHYQKRFARYLVTYNKAN
- a CDS encoding phosphoglycerate dehydrogenase, whose product is MKKILVTPRSFVSMEAMAREKLAPYGVELVINRTGKSYSADEMKEILPDIDGVIVGVDPLDAEVLACAPKLKAISKYGAGLDNVDLGYCEQHGIKVMRAAGANSHSVAELAIALMFSTARFVDYSTRGSRQGLMQRKQGGELAGKMLGLIGLGAIGWDVAQMAMGIGMAVMATDPYADPEKVHQAGIVLTDRDTIIEECDFISLHLPLTEETEGMVNAEFLAHMKDTAILINTARGGLVDEDALYEALKHGLIAGAASDVFSSEPPEKDNKLVALDNFILTAHIGAFTREAVLRTAKLSVENLIEMLFA
- the spoIIE gene encoding stage II sporulation protein E, coding for MQMTADAMRRQWEKRKAALRSRTVLVQACGAAACMLAACARMPWSAMPLALCMLCGAQEVGVRVYVGVLGAAAGRMLSALPLGWTGLAADMLCLLLFGGALMLAKRLRVQEKDAPWVQMGAMALSLLLASVLTRRMLAYDWVMLLVQGAVAALLHRVFLQAARLVGTQRARRVFSSEETLALCVVAAVLLAGLAPLRIGGVSPASIATFLLVMLCGYIGGASIGAACGAACGLALAAGMGGPWFLIGNLAVCGLACGMFRPIGRWASATAFVLLNTLLTLMINQSTQVIIPLGESLPALAVFLLLPKKQVLALMGMVNASQSRQLQYQAYVGRIQSAASLRLKELGEVFGEMSRSFKSVVPVDAPPAAQQVVSMMRKVAGEVCGDCALKNCCWQREFDQTFAWLRQVMEDARDAGGFARKMIPQSFARRCMKLDALCEAVDGAVYMYLLKRTWEKRIDESRMLVAEQLQGVSEVVQALAKEMKLDMRYDDEMEKNIRVALDKRGIAVGREVSANSGAEGWEVRVQNKPCGGRMRCARQGAQAVSEAVGRPMQLCMHTCAPNDSVPCQCVYRERALYALRTGAAQAAGHAGEVSGDNYAMTKVRGQRYLMAISDGMGSGARAASESDAAVSLLTHFYKAGFERDVILRSINRLLILRSGEEMFATVDMCLFDLSNGACEMTKIGAAPGFLLRGGRAQKAPSATLPIGIVEEVRPDASRWQLEEGDGVVLMSDGVSDAIGEETLLSVVEALAKDARGDAQLLCDLLLETARALRGENAPCDDMTVLAAYLTRAEGAFEAQQADAM
- a CDS encoding NUDIX hydrolase; the encoded protein is MEKEARIAAQLAEKVQSRRQVYAGKVIDIEHWVVALPDGRQALREIIVHPGAAAVVPVDDAGNVTMVYQYRQPIGRVTLEIPAGKREHEEDPLLCARRELEEEVALKAQNYQLLTCLATSPGIFDERIWIYLATGLSGGVAHPDADEFLHIQSFPIEELMARIDAGEIQDGKTIVGLSLAHRALARMEK